From a single Lolium rigidum isolate FL_2022 chromosome 7, APGP_CSIRO_Lrig_0.1, whole genome shotgun sequence genomic region:
- the LOC124672500 gene encoding two-component response regulator ORR5-like, with amino-acid sequence MEVTAECGRGGEGCCRAGGEEAKEKYCAKADRTAQVVPLDDAAAQEVMPPYVMTVDDSSVDRALVTALLRRSKYRVTAVDSGKRALEMLDSEPNVSMIITDYWMPEMTGYDLLKKIKESSELKQIPVVIMSSENVPTRITRCLEEGAEEFLLKPVRSSDISRISNRMLQ; translated from the exons ATGGAGGTGACGGCGGAATGCGGACGAGGTGGAGAGGGTTGCTGCCGCGCCGGCGGTGAGGAGGCCAAGGAGAAGTACTGTGCCAAGGCCGACAGGACGGCGCAGGTGGTGCCTCTAGACGATGCCGCGGCCCAAGAGGTGATGCCGCCGTACGTCATGACCGTCGACGACAGCTCCGTCGACCGCGCCCTAGTCACCGCGCTGCTCCGACGATCCAAGTACCGAG TCACTGCCGTGGACAGCGGCAAGCGGGCGCTGGAGATGCTAGACTCG GAGCCCAACGTGAGCATGATCATCACGGACTACTGGATGCCGGAGATGACCGGGTACGACCTGCTCAAGAAGATCAAG GAATCGTCGGAGCTGAAGCAGATTCCCGTGGTGATCATGTCTTCAGAGAACGTGCCCACGAGGATCACCAG ATGCTTGGAAGAAGGCGCGGAGGAGTTCCTGCTCAAGCCCGTCAGGTCGTCGGACATCTCCCGCATATCCAACCGGATGCTGCAGTGA
- the LOC124674815 gene encoding ATP synthase subunit d, mitochondrial-like, whose amino-acid sequence MSGVKKVTDLAAKAGKAIDWDGMAKMLVSEEARKEFANLRRTFEDVNHQLQTKYSQEPQPIDWEYYRKGIGAKVVDMYKQAYDSIEIPKFVDTVTPEYKPKFDALVVELKEAEKTSLKESERIDKEIAELREMKKKMSTMTADEYFEKHPELKKKFDEEIRNDYWGY is encoded by the exons ATGAGCGGGGTCAAGAAGGTGACGGACCTCGCGGCCAAGGCCGGCAAGGCGATCGACTGGGACGGCATGGCTAAGATGCTCGTCTCCGAGGAGGCCCGGAAGGAGTTCGCCAATCTCCGCCGCACCTTCGAGGACGTCAACCACCAGCTCCAGACCAAGTACTCCCAG GAGCCACAACCAATTGACTGGGAGTACTACAGAAAAGGAATTGGAGCGAAAGTGGTGGATATGTACAAGCAGGCTTACGATA GTATTGAGATCCCCAAGTTTGTTGACACTGTCACTCCTGAGTACAAGCCAAAGTTTGATGCCCTG GTAGTTGAATTGAAGGAAGCAGAGAAGACATCTCTGAAGGAATCAGAGAGGATAGACAAAGAGATTGCTGAACTGAGGGAGATGAAG AAAAAGATGAGCACAATGACAGCAGACGAATACTTTGAGAAGCACCCTGAACTCAAGAAGAAGTTTGATGAGGAGATCCGCAACGATTACTGGGGATACTAG